The genomic segment GCAGCCGCCCGCCGTGATCCTGATGGCCGGTTTGCAAGGTGCCGGTAAAACCACCACCACCGCCAAGCTGGCCAAGCACCTGATTGAAAAGCGCAAGAAAAAAGTGCTGACGGTCTCGGGTGACGTCTACCGACCCGCCGCCATTGAGCAGCTCAAAACCGTGACCGCACAAGCTGGGGCCGAGTGGTTTCCCAGCTCACCCGACCAAAAGCCGATCGACATCGCCCGCGCCGCCATCGACTACGCCCGCAAGCACTTCTTTGACGTGCTGCTGGTCGACACCGCCGGTCGCTTGGCCATTGACGAAGCCTTGATGGCCGAAATCAAGTCGCTGCACGCTGAACTCAAGCCGGTTGAAACCCTGTTCGTGGTCGACGCCATGCAGGGCCAGGACGCGGCCAACACCGCCAAGGCCTTCAGCGACGCGCTGTCCTTGACAGGCATCGTGCTCACCAAGCTCGATGGCGACTCACGCGGTGGAGCAGCCCTGTCGGTGCGCCAGATCACGGGCGTGCCGATCAAGTTTGCCGGTACCAGCGAGAAAATTGACGGTCTGGAGGTGTTTGACGCCGAGCGCCACGCCGGGCGCATTCTGGGCATGGGCGACATCGTGGCCCTGGTCGAGCAGGTCACCGCTGGCGTGGACATGGAGGCCGCGCAAAAGCTGGCCGCCAAGGTCAAGAGCGGGGGCGGGTTTGATCTGAATGACTTTTTGGCCCAGATCCAGCAGATGAAACAAATGGGCGGCTTGTCGAGTCTGATGGACAAATTGCCCAGTCAGCTGACGGCCAAGGCCGGTTCCATGGACATGGACAAGGTCGAAAAAGACATTGGCCGCAAGCAAGGCATCATCCACAGCATGACGCCGCAAGAGCGGAGAAAGCCAGAGCTGATCAAAGCCACCCGCAAGCGCCGCATTGCGGCGGGGGCTGGTGTTCAGGTGCAGGACGTCAACCGCATGCTCAAAGAATTTGAGCAGATGCAGGACATGATGAAAAAAATGTCTGGCGGCGGGATGATGAAGATGATGAAACGCATGGGTGCCATGAAAGGCATGATGGGCGGCGGTGGCTTTCCTGGCATGCCGCGCTGATCTTCACAGCACAACAGCGGATGACGCTTCTCTTCATTTACGGCACGCTCATGCCTGGACTTCGGCTCCAAGCTGAAATGCAGGGCGCCCGTTTTTTGGGGGCAGCTCAGGTGCCCGGTCGTTTGGTCGATCTGGGACGCTATCCCGGTTTCGTTCAAGGCGAGGGATTGGTGACGGGGGAGGTCTATGCGGTCGATGACGCGCACCTGGCCCGTCTGGATGGGGTGGAGGGCGTGGCGCCCGGTGACCGCGCCGCATCACACTACTGGCGCGAAGTGGTCACGGTGACGGGCGGCCCGATGCAAGGCCAGCCGGTACAAACCTATGTGTACAACCGCCCTGTGGATGGCTGCACAGCCATCGCGCACGGGGACTACCGCCGCTACATCCGAGAGGTCGGGCGCGAATCTTGAGTGTCATGCGCGGCTGCCCACCCCTGTGGGCGATTCATGGTCAATCCCGGATCACCAGCTCACCGCGCAGCGAGTGCGACAGGCCTTGCGTGATGCGCACATCGGCCATCTGACCGATCAGGCGGTCCATGTTTGGGCCGCCGGGGAAGTTGACCACGCGGTTGCACTCGGTGCGCCCAGCCAACTCGGTCGCGTCCTTGCGGGAAGGGCGCTCGACCAAAATGCGTTGCACCGTGCCGACGCGGTGGTCACCGATGCGCTGCACGTTCTCTTCGATGGTCGCTTGCAGGTGGTGCAGTCGGCGCAATTTCACCTCGTGCGGCGTGTCGTCGTGCAGGTTGGCCGCTGGCGTGCCCGGGCGGGGGCTGAAGATAAAACTGAAGCTGGTGTCAAAACCCACATCGGTGATCAGCTTCATCATCTTGTTGAAGTCGTCCTCGGTCTCGCCGGGGAAGCCCACGATGAAATCGCTGCTGAGCGACAGGTCAGGGCGGATCGCCCGCAGCTTGCGGATGGTGCTCTTGTATTCCATGGCGGTGTAGCCGCGCTTCATGGCCATCAAAATGCGGTCCGAGCCGTGCTGCACCGGTAAGTGCAAATGGCTCACCAGTTTGGGGATCTTTTCATAAGCGTCGATCAGGCGCTGTGTGAATTCATTGGGGTGGCTGGTCACATAGCGGATGCGCTCGATGCCTGGCATGTCTGCCACGTATTCCAGCAGCAGCGCAAAGTCGGCAATGTCTGAGGTGCAGCCCATCTTGCCCCGGTAGGCGTTCACGTTTTGGCCCAGCAGGGTGATCTCTTTCACGCCCTGGGCGGCCAACCCGGCCACCTCGACCAGCACATCGTCAAACGGGCGAGAAACTTCTTCGCCCCGGGTGTAGGGCACCACGCAGTAGCTGCAATATTTGCTGCAGCCTTCCATGATCGACACAAAGGCCGTCGCGCCGTCCACCTTGGCGGGTGGCAGGTGGTCAAACTTTTCAATCTCGGGGAAGCTGATGTCCACTTGCGGGCGCTGCTTGCGCTCGCGTTCGGCCAGCAGCTCCGGCAGGCGGTGCAGGGTCTGTGGGCCAAACACCACGTCCACGTAGGGCGCCCGCTTGATGATCTCGGCGCCTTCCTGGCTGGCCACGCAGCCGCCCACGCCAATCAGCACGCCCTTGGCTTTGAGGTGCTGCACCCGCCCCAGATCGCTGAACACTTTTTCTTGCGCCTTCTCGCGCACCGAGCAGGTGTTGAACAAGATCAGATCGGCCTCGTCCACGTCCTGCGTAGGCACATAGCCTTGGGCCGCGCCCAGCACATCGGCCATCTTGTCCGAGTCGTACTCGTTCATCTGGCAGCCAAACGTTTTGATGAAGACCTTCTTGCTCATGCGGCCTCCACGGAGGTCATGGGTTCAAGGCAAAGCAGAGCATGCCCGCGAAGGGCCAAAGTGCAGCGGTTCATGGTGTAGATCCAGAGGCTGTTGGGAAAAGCGCTGGGGGCGCCGCAGGAGAGGGATTATCGCAGTCGGAGCCCGCAGCTCAGTTTTCGGCGCCCTCGGCCGCCTTCGGCCTGAAAAACATCGGATACGCCCTTTGCACCGTCGGGCTGTCATACGCCCAGCTGTGGCATTGGCCCAGGTGGTACGGCGGTTTGGTGACTTCAGGGTGGGGCTGGCCGGCCTGTTCGCGGCGCTGCCATTGGCCTGCGGGCAGGGTTTGGTAGGCCGCGGTGGCCATGTTGAACAGCAACTCGCGCAGGTGGGTGCAGCCTTGGGTGCCGCCCACGTGCTCGTTGATGACTTTGCGCCAGCCCGGGCCCATGGTTTGCCCGATCAGTGTGTGCATGCCGTGCGGTGCGCCCGCGCATTCGGGGTGGGGGATGTCGTCCATGGCGGTCACGATGTCTTGGATGACCATTTTGTTGTTCAGCGTGACGCGGATTTTCAAGCCGTGGATCGGTTCGTTGGCCGGAAAGGGCCGCTCATTGGGGACCGAAAAACCATAGGTTTTCACGTCGGTCAGTTCGGCTTCGATGTCCCACAGGCCGTCTTCGCGGTCATAGCCCTGGTAAACCACGGTTCGCGTATGTGACAGTTTTCGGGGGGATGCTGGGGGTAGTGCCAATGGATTTCTCGCGGGTCTGGTGTTCAATCTCCCGATCATATCGATGCAGGAGCCCAAGACATGTCGCACGAAGCCCCAACCGCTGTTCACCCCGCTGTTCGCCGCCAGACCATCGCCGATGCCTTGCGTCGCACCGCCATCCGCTTGCCCAGCAAAACCGGCATCGTGTGCGGTGCCACCACCTGGACCTATGCCGAGTTCGATGCGCTGGTGAGCCGCCTGGCCGCAGGCCTGGCCAGCGTGGGCGTGGCCGAGGGCGACAAGGTGGCGGTGCTGGCGCGCAATTCGCACGGTTTTGCCGCGCTGCGCTTTGCGCTGGCCCGCCGTGGCGCGGTCATGGTGCCGATCAATTTCATGCTCAAGGCCGAAGAGGTGGCCTTCATCTTGCGCCACGCGGGTGCCCAGTTTTTGGCCACGGACAGCGGCCTGGCCGAGCTGGCGCAGGCTGCGGCCAAACTGGATACGAAAGTTCAGCAGTTCATCTGGCTGCCGTCCGAAGACCCGAGCCAGCCCGTGCCGGGCATGCACAGTTTTGACACATTGGCCGCGTGCCCCGATGCGCTGCCCGATGTGCAGCTGGGCAGCTATGACGTGGCGCAAATCGTCTACACCAGCGGCACCGAGTCCTCGCCCAAAGGTGCGCAGCTCACGCACGACGCGGTCATGTGGCAGTACGTTAGCTGCGTGATCGACGCCGAAATCGCCGAGGCCGACGTGGCCCTGCACGCGCTGCCGCTGTACCACTGCGCCCAGCTCGATGTGTTTTTTGGCCCGGCCATTTACATGGGCAGCACCAACGTCATCACGGCCAAACCTACGCCCGACAACCTGCTGCCCATGCTTGAAAAGTTCGGTATCACCAGTTTCTTTGCGCCGCCCACGGTCTGGATCGCGCTGCTGCGTTCGCCGCTGATGGATGCGGGCAAGCTCTCCAAGCTGGCCAAGGGCTACTACGGCGCATCGATCATGCCGGTCGAGGTGCTCAAGGAACTGGCCGCGCGCCTGCCCAAGGTGAGGCTGTGGAATCTGTATGGCCAAACCGAAATCGCGCCTCTGGCCACGATGCTGGGCCCAGAGGACCAGCTGCGCAAACTGGGTTCATGCGGTAAAGCGGTGCGCAACGTCGAGACCCGTGTGGTGAACGACGACATGCAGGATGTGGCCGTGGGTGAGGTGGGTGAGATCGTGCACCGCTCGCCGCACCTGATGCTGGGCTATTTCCATGATGACGAGCGCACCCGAGCCTCGTTTGAAGGCGACTGGTTCCACAGCGGCGATTTGGGGGTCATCGACGAGGAGGGCTATATCTCGGTGGTGGACCGCAAGAAGGACATGATCAAGTCCGGTGGGGAAAACGTGGCCAGCCGCGAGGTCGAGGAAATGATTTACCGCTTGCCGCAGGTGAGCGAAGTGGCAGTGATCGGGCTGCCCGACCCCAAGTGGGTCGAAGCCGTGACGGCGGTGGTGGTGGTCAAGGTCGGGCAAACGCTGGACGAGGCCGCCGTGATCGCGCACTGCGCCCAACACATGGCGGGTTTCAAGACGCCCAAACGCGTGGTCTTCACCGATGCGCTGCCCAAGAACCCCAGCGGCAAACTGCTCAAGCGCGATTTACGGGTGCGCTACGCGTGACACAGACTGCCGCGTCGCTGCGCTCCTCGCAGTGACAGGAAAAATCAGCGATCGCGCGATTCGCAGCAAGCATGGCTCATAACCAAGGGAAATCCCTGATCAAATGTCCCATGCATAAGACCTGAATGTTCTATTGACAGGACAATGGGACTGTTCCACGATCGAGGCCATGGATGCCCATCTGCCTTTGCCCAAGTACCACCAAATTTATTTGGTGCTGCGCGAGCAGTTGCGCGAAGGCCGCTTTGACGACGGTTTGCCGGGCGAGATGGCCTTGATGGGGCAGTTTGGTGTGGCCCGTGTCACGGTTCGGCGTGCCTTGTCGCAACTGGCCGAAGAGGGCTTGATACAGCGCGAGCCCGGGCGTGGCACAAGGCCGGTGACCGCGCGTGCGCAAGAGGTTCAGATGCAGGCCTCGACCATGGCCACAGGCCAGCAGGCACGCCTGACGGGATTGCTGGAGAACCTGGTCACCATGGGCATGCGCACCAAGGTGAAGGTGCTGAGCGTGGAGCGCATGCGCGCCCCAGTGGACGTGGCCGCCGCGCTCAAGCTCCACAGCGCTGCGCTGGTGCAAAAAGCCGAGCGCGTGCGCAGCACGCCCGAAGGCCCCCTGTCGCACATCACCACCTGGGTGCCCGATGCGATTTCAGCCGGCTTTGGCAAGCGCGAGCTGGCGCAAAAACCCATTTTGGTGCTGCTCGAAGAGTCGGGCGTCAAGGTGGGCCGGGCCGAGCAAACCATTTCGGCCCGTCTGGCCGATGTGGGCATGGCCCAACATCTGGATGTGTCCGTCGGATCGGCCTTGATGGCGGTGCGGCGTTTGATTTATGACGAGGACGAACGTCCCGTCCAATGGCTGCATGGCTTGTACCGACCGGACCGGTACGAATACCAGATGCAGTTATCCCGCGTTGGCAGCATCGATGCCAAGGTGTGGGTAAGCCAAGAGCTGTCCGCCAACTTTCATTGACCTACTTAAAGGATGTTCTCATGACCTCACGTCGCACTTTCATGGGCCAGTCCGCTGCGGCGGCCTCGGCACTCGCGTTTCCACTGGTGGGCGGGGCTCAGCCCAAGCCCATCAAAGTGGGTGTTTTGCACCCCGTCACCGGTGCCTTGGCTTATTCGGGCCAGCAGTGCCGCATGGGTGCCTTGATGGCGATTGAAGACATCAACAAAGCGGGCGGCATCAAGTCGCTGGGCGGCGCCAAAATCGAAGCCATGCTGGGCGATGCACAGTCCAGCCCGCAAGCGGGTACGGCCGAGATCGAGAAGATGAACGAAGCCGGCGTCAGCGCCGTGGTCGGGGCTTTTGCTTCGGCCATTTGCCTGGCCACCACGCAAGCGGCTGCCAAATACAACCTGCCCCACGTGGTCGATGTCGGCGTGGCCGACCAGATCGTCGAGCGCGGCCTGAAAAACACCTTCCGCTTTGGCCCTGGCTACAGAAAGTGCGCCGAAGTGGCGGTGTCCAGCCTGCACGTCTTGAACACCGCCGCAGGCAAACCGGCCCGCACCGTGATGATCGTGCACGAAGAGTCGCTGTTCGGCACCGGCACCGCCAACCTTTTGGCCAAAGAGCTGCCGGGCTATGGCTACGAGGTCAAGGAAATCATCAAGCACGCCAACCCCACGCGTGACTTCAACAACATTGCGCTGCGCATCAAGCAGGTCAACCCCGACATCCTGATCCCCGCGAACTATTACAACGAATACGCCCTGCTGGTGCGCACCTTGCAACAGCAAAAAATCACGCCCAAAGCCATTTACTCGGTCTTGGGTGGTGCTGCGTCGAGCTACAAGTTTGTCAAGGAGTTTCCAGAGGCGGCCAACGGCATCATCGACTGCAACCACTGGTTCAACCCCAAGGACAAGCGCTCGGCCGAATTGCGTAAACGCGTGGAAGCACAAGGCCAGTTCTTCAGCTACGAAGTGTTCATGACCTACACCGCCATGATGCTGCTGGCCGATGCCATTGAGCGTGCGAAGTCAACAGACCGCGCCGCCATCATCGATGCGCTGGCTTCGAGCAAGTTCGCCAACCACATCATGCCCTACGGCCCCACGCAGTTTGTGAACGGCCAGAACATGGGCGCACAGCCTTTGATGACCCAGGTCCACAAAGGCGACATCAAGGTGATCGTGCCGCGCGACTACCGCGAGATTGAGCCGATTTTCCCGCTCAAGGGTTGATTGACGTTGACCTGAAAGACCCCGATGCTGGACTTCAACATCCTGTTTCCTTCGGTGCTCAACGGCATCACCACAGGTGCCGTGTACGCGCTGATCGCGCTGGGCCTCACGCTGATTTATGGCGTGTTGCACATCATCAATTTCGCGCACGGCGCGTCTTTGATGGTGGCGCTGTATGGCGTGTACATGTTGAAGCAACACTTCGGGGTCGATCCCTACATGGCCCTGCCCATCATGGTGCCCGCCATGTTTGTGCTGGGTTATGCGCTGCAGCGCGGGGTCATCAACCGCGCCAGCCATGGCAAGGATGAAAACATCCTGCTCGTCACGCTGGGCATCTCCATCGTGCTTGAGAATTTGGCGCTTTTGTACTTCAAGTCAGACACGCGCACCATCGAGACAGCCTACACCTTGACCACCGTTGAGATCGGGCCAGCCTTCATCGCCCTGCCCAAGCTGGTGTCCTTTGCTGGCGCCCTGGTGGTGTCGGCGGTGATGTTGCTCATTGTGCAAAAGACCGACTTGGGTCGCGCCATTCGCGCCGTGTCCAAAGAGAAGCAAGGCGCGCGTTTGATGGGCATCGATGTGGACCATGTGTACGCCATGTGCTTTGGCCTGGGCCTGGCCAGTCTGGGCGCGGCCGCCTGCTTTTTGATGCCGGCCTATTACGTCAACCCGCAAGTGGGCAACGGCTTTGTGCTGGTGGCCTTCACGATCGTGGTGCTGGGCGGCATGGGCAGTTTTGCCGGGGCTTTGCTGGGAGGACTGCTGATCGGCGTGGTGGAGTCGCTAGGGGGCTTGCTGCTGGGTGAGTCATTGGGCCAGGTGGGTATTTTTGTGATTTTCATTGCAGTGCTTTTGCTCAGGCCGCAAGGATTTTTCGGAGCGAAGGCATGAAAGACTTTCGCAACATCGCGCTGTTTGTGGTGCTGGTGGGGGCGGTACCCTTGTTCACCGATTCGGGCGTGATGCTCAACTTCGTCATGACCTCGTTGTACGCCTGCTTGCTCTCGCAAGCCTGGAACGTGCTGGGTGGTTATGGGGGGCAGTTTTCTTTTGGCCATGCGCTGTTTTTTGGCACAGGCGCTTATGTGCAGGCGATTGCGCAAATGCAGTGGGGCCTGAGCCCCTGGGTGGCATTGCCTTTGGCCATGGCTTTTGCGGCGGGCGTGGGGGCGTTTGTGGGCGCGGCTTCGTTCCGCTATGGCCTCAAGGGTTCGTACTTTGCGCTGGTCACGCTGGCCTTTGCCGAGGTGTTCCGCATTGTGGCCACTTCGGTGCCTTTCACGGGCGCCGGTGTGGGCCTGATGCTGCCACTCAAGGAGTCGGCGGCCAACATGCAGTTTGGCAGCCGTGCCGGTTTCATCTGGCTCATGCTGGGCCTGGTCACGCTGGCGCTGTGCATCACGGCTTGGCTGCGCCATTCGCGCTTTGGTGCTTACCTGCAAGCGGTGCGTGACAACGAAGACGCGGCCCGCGCCATCGGCGTGAACCCCTTCAGCGTCAAGCTGATTGCCACCATTTTGTCCGGTGGCCTGATGGGTGCAGGTGGCGCTTTTTATGTGCAGGTGTTCCAGTACATCGACCCTGGCATTGCCTTTGGGGCGCACACTTCTGTCGAGGCCTTGGTGGGTGCGATCGTCGGCGGCATGGGCACGCTGTGGGGCCCGCTCTTGGGCGCGGTGAGTTTGCACATCCTGGCCGATGTCACGCGCAACTTGTTTGGGCAGCTGCCCGGCATCAACATGGTCATTTATGGCGTGGTGCTGATCGTGATCGTGATGTTCTTGCCGCGCGGCATTGCGGGGCTGGGCACCATCACGCCGCTGCAATGGTTGCGCGGCAGCAAGTCGGATGGAGACAAATCATGAGCACGCTGCTGCAGATCGAGGGCGTGTCCAAGTCCTTTGGCGGTTTGAAGGCCGTACAAAATGTGAGCCTGTCGGTGACCGAGGGGCGTCTGAGCGCCTTGATTGGCCCCAACGGTGCAGGCAAGACGACCTTGTTCGCACTCATGTCGGGCTTTCTGACGCCGGACACGGGCCGTGTGGTGTTTGCAGGCCAGGACATCACCGGTCAGCCGCCGCACCTGAACGCCCGCATGGGCCTGACGCGCACCTTCCAGATCGTGCAGCCCTTTGCCGCGCAAACCGTGCGCGAGAACATCGCGGTGGGGGCGCACCTGCATTTGCCACGCCGCGCCGAGGCCCTTGACTGGGCTGAGTCGGTTGCGCAGCAAGTGGGTCTGAGCCCGCAACTGGACAAGCTGGCCAGCGACTTGACGGTGGCCGGACGCAAACGGCTGGAGCTGGCCCGTGCATTGGCCACGCGGCCGCGCCTGTTGTTGCTCGACGAGGTGCTGGCCGGATTGAACCCGCAAGAAATCGCCGAAATGATCCCGGTGGTGCAAGGCATTGCCCAAAGCGGTGTGACGGTGCTGATGATCGAACACGTCATGCAAGCGGTGATGAGCCTGGCGCAAGAGGTTTGGGTGCTCGCGCAAGGCCAGTTGATTGCCCAAGGCACACCCGCCGAGGTGACGAACAACAAAGCCGTGGTCGAGGCTTATCTGGGCCACGGCACGGCCGAGCGCTTGCAAAAGAACGCAGCCCAAGACAAAACAGCGCAGGAGGCACAGGCATGACCGCTTTGTTGAATGTGCAGGGCCTCAAATCCGGCTACGGTGTGGTCGAGGTCTTGCGCGGTGTGGACCTGCAGGTCATGCCCGGCGAGCTGGTGGCGCTTTTGGGCAGCAACGGCGCGGGCAAGACCACACTCAACCTCACACTCAGCGGCTTGGTGGCCACGCGCGCGGGTCGGGTGGGGTTCGATGGGCAGGACATCACCGGTCTGCATTCACGCCAGGTGGTCAAGCATGGCTTGATCCAGGTGCCTGAGGGCCGAAAAGTGTTCCCCAACCTGAGCGTGCACGAGAACTTGGAGCTGGGGGCCTTCACCCGAGGGCGTGAGCGACGCTTGCAGAACCTGGACAAGGTCTACGAGACATTCCCACGGTTGAAAGAGCGCGTGGCCCAGTTGGCGGGCACGCTCAGCGGTGGCGAGCAGCAGATGTTGGCCATTGGCCGGGGCCTGATGGCCGAGCCGCGCTTGTTGATCCTGGACGAACCCTCACTGGGTTTGTCGCCCCTGCTGGTGGAAGAGTTGTTTGGCTTGATCGCCTCGCTGCGCAGCAGCGGCCTGTCGATCTTGCTGGTGGAGCAAAACGTGGGCCAGTCTCTGGACATCGCCGACCGGGCTTATGTGATGGAAAACGGACAAATCCGTTTCACGGGCACACCCGCCGAGTTGTTGGGCAGTGACACGCTCAGGCAAGCCTATTTGGGGATGTGAGGCCGCAGTGCAGCGCCTGGCCTGTTGCGGTTTTTCAACCCGTTTGACCCCTTGATCTTCCATCTTGTTTGACATGACCGTACGCATTGCTTTTGACCGCACCGTTCTGATGTGGACCACCGCTATGGCGTTGGTGTGCTGGGCGGGCATGGCCCGTGCCCAAGCGCAGCCGCCCATCAAAATTCTGGTGGGTGCTCCCGCAGGCGGCACCACCGACACCATGGCCCGCACGCTGGCCACGGTGCTGGGCACACAGCTGGGGCGCACTGTGGTGGTCGAGAACAAACCCGGTGCAGGTGGCAACTTGGCCGCCGACGCGGTGGCCAAGGCCGCGCCCGATGGCCATACGCTGCTCATGAGCTTCACCAGCCACGCCATCAATGCCTCGCTGTACCCCCGCTTGCCTTTTGATCCGGTCAAAGACTTCACCCCTTTGACCATGGTGTCGACCTCACCGTCGATCCTGGTGGCCCACCCCAGGGTCTCGGCCAACAGCGTCCAAGAATTGATCACTCTGGCCAAGTCCAAGCCCGGGCAGCTGAACTTTGCGATTGGCGCAATGGGCTCGTCCTTGCACATGGCGGGTGACGCCTTCAAGATGCAGTCGGGTGTGTACATCGTGAACATCCCCTACCGGGGCACGGCCCCTGCGGTGCAAGACGTGTTGGCCGGGCAAGTGGACTTGATGTTCGCCGCCATTGGCAACGTGCAATCGCACATCAAGGCGGGCAAACTCAAGGCCCTGGGCGTGACCAGCGCCAAACGCCTGCCCGCTTTTGCGGACGTGCCCGCCATTGGCGAGAGCTTGCCCGGTTACGAGTCGAGTGCCTGGTTTGGATTGTTTGGCCCGGGGCGCATGAGCCCTGATCTGAGCAAGCGCCTGGCCGATGCGGCCCGCGCTGCGGTGCAGTCGCCCGATGTCAAGCGGCGCATTGAAAGCGAAGGGGCCACGGCCGTGGGCAACAGCCCGGAAGAATTTGCCCGTTTTGTGGACAGCGAGATCGTGCGTTGGCGCGCGGTGGTGCAGTATGCCGGAGCCAAGCCCGAATGAAACCCAGCGATTTTCAGCCACAAACATTGGCCCAAAAACTCATCGCCCGCGCCGCAGGCCGCAGCCATGTGGCCGTGGGCGAGTTGCTCACCTGCAACGTGGACTTGGCCATGTTCCACGACTCGTCGGGTCCGCGCCGCTTGAAGCCTATGCTGGACGAATTGGGCGCCGAGATCTGGGACAAAAACAAAGTGGTGCTGGTGCTGGACCACTACGTGCCCGCGCAAGACGCGGATGCCCAGCAGATTGTGCAGATCGCGCGCGACACCGCCAAGCAGTGGAAGCTGCCCCACGTCATTGACAGCGAGGGCATTTGCCACGTGGTTCTGCCCGAGCGCGGCCATTTGAAGCCGGGCATGTTTTGTGTCGGTGGCGACTCGCATTCGCCCACGGGCGGGGCCTTTGGTTGCTACATGTTTGGCATCGGTGCGACCGAGATGCTGGGCGTGTGCGTCACCGGCCAAATTTGGGTGCAGGTGCCGCGCACCTTGCGCATGCACTGGTCGGGTCGCTTGCAAGCCGGTGTGTCGGCCAAAGACATGATGCTGCACATGGTGGGTCGCTTTGGCATGAATGGCGGCCAATACCAGGCGGTGGAGTTTGCGGGGTCTGCGGTGCAGGCCCTGTCCATGGCCGAGCGCATGACCCTGTCCAATATGAGCGCCGAGATGGGGGCTCAGGCCGGTTTGATCGCGGCCGATGAGACCACCTTGAACTACCTGCGTGGCGTGGGCGTGGCCTCTGAGCATCTGGCCGGGGCCGAGCAATGGCACACCGATGAAGACGCCGAATACGAGCAGCACACCTTTGATGCCGCCCGCCTCAGCCCGCAGGTGGCCGCACCGCACAGCCCGGCCAACACCCGAGATGTGGCCGAATTTGCGGATGTGGCGCCAAGCATTGCCTACATCGGTGCCTGCACCGGCGCCAAACTCGAAGACCTGCGGGCCGCCGCCTCGGTGCTCAAGGGTCAGCGCGTGGCCGCTGGCGTGCAGCTGATGGTGGCGCCTGCCAGTGCCCGCGAACAAGCGCAGGCCACGCAAGAAGGCGTGATGCAAATCTTGCTGGACGCCGGCGCCACGGTGCTGCCCAACAGTTGTGGTGCGTGTGCGGGTTACGGCGCGACTTTCCCCGAAGGCGCCACCGTGATTTCGACCACCGCCCGCAATTTCAAGGGCCGCATGGGCCCGGCCAGCGTGAACGTGTATTTGGCCTCGCCTTACACCGTGGCCGCTTCGGCTTTGCGCGGGCGCATCAGCGATGCACGCGAGGTGCTGGCATGAACAAACACGTTTTTCAAAACGCCCGTGTTTGGCGGCTCGGTGCCGATGTGGACACCGATGCCCTGGCCCCCGGGGCTTATATGAAGCACGGTCTTGAGGTGATCGGCTGGCATTGCTTGGAGGCGGTGCGCAGCGACTTTGCTTCGGGCGTGCGCGAAGGCGATGTGATCGTGGCCGGGGCCAACTTTGGGATTGGCTCATCGCGCGAGCAGGCCGCCGGTGTGCTGCGGCATTTGGGCTTGGCGGCAGTCATTGCGCCGTCTTACAGCGGTTTGTATTTTCGCAATGCCTTCAACTTGGGCCTGCTGCTCTTGACCTGCCCCGAGGCCGATCAAATCGAAGAGGGCGAGCGGGTGGGTGTGACGTTGGAAGGCGACACACCGGTGGTGGTGCGGGCCAAAGGCCAGCGTTTGGCTTGCGCGCCGATCCCTGAATTTTTGATGGACATGGTCAATGCAGGCGGCTTGTTGCCCCTGCTCAAACAAAGAAAGCCAGCATGAACCCGATGGATTCCAAATCTCAACCGACGGGCGTCCACCCTGTGATGGACCCGGTGACCCTTGCGGTGCTGCGCGGCCGTCTTGAACAGATCGCCGATGAAATGGACGCGACGCTCTACCGCAGCGCCTTCAATCCCATCATTGCCGAGGCGCACGACGCTTGCCACGGTCTGTACGACGCCACCACCGGCGACACTCTGATCCAGGGCAAGTCCGGTCTGCCGGTGTTTGTGGGGGCGATGGCCTTTGCGGTGCGCGCGGCCATGCGCGTGGCC from the Limnohabitans sp. 2KL-27 genome contains:
- the miaB gene encoding tRNA (N6-isopentenyl adenosine(37)-C2)-methylthiotransferase MiaB translates to MSKKVFIKTFGCQMNEYDSDKMADVLGAAQGYVPTQDVDEADLILFNTCSVREKAQEKVFSDLGRVQHLKAKGVLIGVGGCVASQEGAEIIKRAPYVDVVFGPQTLHRLPELLAERERKQRPQVDISFPEIEKFDHLPPAKVDGATAFVSIMEGCSKYCSYCVVPYTRGEEVSRPFDDVLVEVAGLAAQGVKEITLLGQNVNAYRGKMGCTSDIADFALLLEYVADMPGIERIRYVTSHPNEFTQRLIDAYEKIPKLVSHLHLPVQHGSDRILMAMKRGYTAMEYKSTIRKLRAIRPDLSLSSDFIVGFPGETEDDFNKMMKLITDVGFDTSFSFIFSPRPGTPAANLHDDTPHEVKLRRLHHLQATIEENVQRIGDHRVGTVQRILVERPSRKDATELAGRTECNRVVNFPGGPNMDRLIGQMADVRITQGLSHSLRGELVIRD
- the ffh gene encoding signal recognition particle protein, with product MASALTDKLSRLVKTLSGQARITESNVADMLREVRMALLEADVALPVVRDFIARVKEKALGQEVMGSLKPGQALVGVVNRELAATMGEGVSDINLAAQPPAVILMAGLQGAGKTTTTAKLAKHLIEKRKKKVLTVSGDVYRPAAIEQLKTVTAQAGAEWFPSSPDQKPIDIARAAIDYARKHFFDVLLVDTAGRLAIDEALMAEIKSLHAELKPVETLFVVDAMQGQDAANTAKAFSDALSLTGIVLTKLDGDSRGGAALSVRQITGVPIKFAGTSEKIDGLEVFDAERHAGRILGMGDIVALVEQVTAGVDMEAAQKLAAKVKSGGGFDLNDFLAQIQQMKQMGGLSSLMDKLPSQLTAKAGSMDMDKVEKDIGRKQGIIHSMTPQERRKPELIKATRKRRIAAGAGVQVQDVNRMLKEFEQMQDMMKKMSGGGMMKMMKRMGAMKGMMGGGGFPGMPR
- a CDS encoding gamma-glutamylcyclotransferase, whose protein sequence is MTLLFIYGTLMPGLRLQAEMQGARFLGAAQVPGRLVDLGRYPGFVQGEGLVTGEVYAVDDAHLARLDGVEGVAPGDRAASHYWREVVTVTGGPMQGQPVQTYVYNRPVDGCTAIAHGDYRRYIREVGRES
- a CDS encoding DUF2889 domain-containing protein codes for the protein MVYQGYDREDGLWDIEAELTDVKTYGFSVPNERPFPANEPIHGLKIRVTLNNKMVIQDIVTAMDDIPHPECAGAPHGMHTLIGQTMGPGWRKVINEHVGGTQGCTHLRELLFNMATAAYQTLPAGQWQRREQAGQPHPEVTKPPYHLGQCHSWAYDSPTVQRAYPMFFRPKAAEGAEN
- a CDS encoding acyl-CoA synthetase, yielding MSHEAPTAVHPAVRRQTIADALRRTAIRLPSKTGIVCGATTWTYAEFDALVSRLAAGLASVGVAEGDKVAVLARNSHGFAALRFALARRGAVMVPINFMLKAEEVAFILRHAGAQFLATDSGLAELAQAAAKLDTKVQQFIWLPSEDPSQPVPGMHSFDTLAACPDALPDVQLGSYDVAQIVYTSGTESSPKGAQLTHDAVMWQYVSCVIDAEIAEADVALHALPLYHCAQLDVFFGPAIYMGSTNVITAKPTPDNLLPMLEKFGITSFFAPPTVWIALLRSPLMDAGKLSKLAKGYYGASIMPVEVLKELAARLPKVRLWNLYGQTEIAPLATMLGPEDQLRKLGSCGKAVRNVETRVVNDDMQDVAVGEVGEIVHRSPHLMLGYFHDDERTRASFEGDWFHSGDLGVIDEEGYISVVDRKKDMIKSGGENVASREVEEMIYRLPQVSEVAVIGLPDPKWVEAVTAVVVVKVGQTLDEAAVIAHCAQHMAGFKTPKRVVFTDALPKNPSGKLLKRDLRVRYA